The genomic window AATAAAATATCGTTCGTCCAATAGTCCTATCAGATTCACCAGGCTACGCCGAAAAGCAAAAAAAGCACCCATTACTTGGTCCACGGGCGCCTCTAGAGTATAGTTAAATTGGGAACAATAATAGTGTTGCAAAATGGAGATATTTGGAAAGAAATTGTGAAGCTTAGTCAAAATAATCATGTGCGAAAGTAGGTCAGGAAAACGGCGAACTGACCATTGGGTAGAACCATCTGGAAAGATTAAATGTGGGCCCATAATTCCAGCTTCAGCGTGCTGAGCAAAAAACGATACAGTCGCATTTAAGGAATTATTTGTTAAAACAGTGTCGGGATTCAATAAAATTATGCACTCACCTTGTGACTGGCTTATGGCTTGATTACAAGCTCGAGCAAATCCAAAGTTTTTTTTGTTATATATGGCGGTTATAATTGAGCCATATGATTCAATAATTTCTTGAGTTCCGTCAGTTGATGCGTTATCCACAACAAAGATCTCACGCGAAACCGCTTGTTGCGTATTAAATATTGAATCTAAACAACGACGAATTTGTTGTCGACTGTTCCAGCTAACAATAATTATTGAAACATCCATGATTGAAGCAATTTAGCTAAAAAACTGAGTAATTTTTCGAAAAATGAGTTTAATAATGTTGGTTAGTGAGTATGAAGAAATACCACCTGCGCGCATTGGTGCATAAAACAATCGCTTATTAACCCAGCAGCCGGTATCCCCGCGCTCAAGCATCCGCTTCCATAAATCCCAATCTTGAAATTTATATAATGATTCATCAAATCCAATGAACCTTTCCCGCCGAATTAATGACATGGTACTTATGTAATTCTCTTTTTTTAAACGGTTTGCATCAAAAGGAAACAAATCAAATGTATGAAAGCCAAATTTAAAATTTGAATAGCAATAGGCTGAGCGTGGATTACGAGATAATTCAGACAGCATATCTGAAATCATTGTATTAGTCAGTACCACATCTGCATCGCAGAAAAGCACGTACTCACCTTTTGATACTTTAAAACCTGCATTGCGAGCGGCTGACGCGCCTAGATTTTTTTGATAAATAATCGTAATTTTGTTTTGATATTTTTTAAGAACTAATAATGTTTGATCAGTAGACCCATCATCGACAGCAATTACCTCTAGGAATGGGTATGTTTGTTTGAAAATTGAATCAAGCGTCTTTTCAATAGTGTCCGCCGCTTGATAACAAGGAATGATAATACTAATTAAAACTTGATTCATGACAATAAACTAATAATGGCGTTTGCCTGGTCAATGGTAGAGTATTTTTCGTTCACAAATTGTTTCCCAGCGTCACCGAGTGATTGTGCGCGCTGAGGATTAGAAAGCAGATCAATAATTGCATTCGCTATCTCATTTATTGATTCAGGGTTAACTAAAATACCCGTTTTGCCATCATGTATTGCTTCCGGGATGCCGCCAGTATTACCGCCAATTACCGGTTTACCGAAAGACGATGCTTCTAAGTACACCATGCCAAAACCCTCTACATCGCAGAGCTCACCTTGTGCATCTTTCAATGCACGTGAAGGCATAATAAACATATCAGCAGCGGTATAATAAAGATTCAACTCATTATCAGCGAGCTTACCCTTGAATACGACATTATCAAGTAAATTTAAATCTCGTACTAATTTTTTCAACTCCTCTTCCTTAGGACCTTTTCCAATAATGATATATTTAATCGTTGGAAACTTTCTTTTTACTAAAGTCAGCGCACGTATAACCTGATCGTGGCCTTTTCGCGATACTAAATTTCCGACAGTTAGTAAGATTTGCCACCCAAATAAATCGTTATTTTTTTTAAAAGCGTCAACATCATTTCTACTAACTGCGGAAC from Candidatus Kerfeldbacteria bacterium includes these protein-coding regions:
- a CDS encoding glycosyltransferase family 2 protein, translated to MNQVLISIIIPCYQAADTIEKTLDSIFKQTYPFLEVIAVDDGSTDQTLLVLKKYQNKITIIYQKNLGASAARNAGFKVSKGEYVLFCDADVVLTNTMISDMLSELSRNPRSAYCYSNFKFGFHTFDLFPFDANRLKKENYISTMSLIRRERFIGFDESLYKFQDWDLWKRMLERGDTGCWVNKRLFYAPMRAGGISSYSLTNIIKLIFRKITQFFS
- a CDS encoding glycosyltransferase family 4 protein, encoding MKKSLLVTFDFPPVTGGISHSLWNFCTSFPEKSVVVLTQPSDVKIQSSFSIVRRKLLGPQYIWPRWLLLVWHMLKIARQEKVELIQAGQILPIGTAALIIKKFFHIPYVVYVYGQDLVISQGNNRKHALIQSILRQADGVIANSEFTKKLAVSLGAHEQSTVVAYPYFPRFFGSAVSRNDVDAFKKNNDLFGWQILLTVGNLVSRKGHDQVIRALTLVKRKFPTIKYIIIGKGPKEEELKKLVRDLNLLDNVVFKGKLADNELNLYYTAADMFIMPSRALKDAQGELCDVEGFGMVYLEASSFGKPVIGGNTGGIPEAIHDGKTGILVNPESINEIANAIIDLLSNPQRAQSLGDAGKQFVNEKYSTIDQANAIISLLS
- a CDS encoding glycosyltransferase family 2 protein — translated: MDVSIIIVSWNSRQQIRRCLDSIFNTQQAVSREIFVVDNASTDGTQEIIESYGSIITAIYNKKNFGFARACNQAISQSQGECIILLNPDTVLTNNSLNATVSFFAQHAEAGIMGPHLIFPDGSTQWSVRRFPDLLSHMIILTKLHNFFPNISILQHYYCSQFNYTLEAPVDQVMGAFFAFRRSLVNLIGLLDERYFIWYEEVDYCYRAASKGWKTFYNPAIQIVHEKAASFKQRQPYALQLIMCHSMLHYFFKNKGVLYYILLLPFAFLNIILGLLQSVFRIHKVKRNL